A portion of the Pseudomonas synxantha BG33R genome contains these proteins:
- a CDS encoding EAL domain-containing protein: MKPLSILIVEDHPLQHIYLQNLLSELGDFLLETAEDGKEALERLRQRDFDLVLTDLLMPGMDGVQFIQCLASLRCKPALAIMSAASRRMLMGASLVAKNLDVEVIGLISKPVNAEALRTLIDQLRNKVRKPAPELPEHMDIDRHTLVQAMSSGQFQAWFQPKKSLANGRIVAAEALVRWMHPEQGVMLPAAFLPAIKAFELEERLLWLVLKQAIHAQEHWRQRGYEIPVSINLPTHLLNSHDLADRLLEFVLHHNGIPGMICFELMECSVPQDISNFYAGACRLRIKGFGLSQDDFGKGYSSYLNLVSTPFTELKIDQALVQGSHDNEGIAQALASIIALGRKLGLTVVAEGVETPQQLALLRKIDCNQVQGFLISHAVSSDQFQQLLNNDGPATSH, translated from the coding sequence ATGAAGCCCCTTAGTATTCTGATTGTCGAGGACCATCCCCTGCAGCATATCTACCTGCAGAACCTGCTCAGCGAGTTGGGAGATTTCCTGCTCGAAACCGCCGAGGATGGCAAAGAAGCGCTGGAGCGCCTGCGCCAGCGGGACTTCGACCTGGTACTGACCGACCTGCTGATGCCCGGCATGGACGGCGTGCAGTTTATCCAGTGCCTGGCCAGCCTGCGCTGCAAGCCGGCGCTGGCGATCATGAGTGCGGCGTCACGGCGCATGTTGATGGGAGCCAGCCTGGTGGCGAAAAACCTCGATGTGGAAGTGATCGGGTTGATCTCCAAACCCGTGAACGCCGAGGCCTTGCGCACTCTGATCGACCAGCTCAGAAACAAGGTGCGCAAGCCCGCCCCCGAACTTCCCGAGCACATGGACATCGACCGTCACACGCTGGTGCAGGCCATGAGCAGCGGCCAGTTCCAGGCCTGGTTCCAGCCGAAAAAATCCCTGGCCAACGGCCGTATCGTCGCCGCCGAAGCCCTGGTGCGCTGGATGCACCCCGAGCAAGGCGTGATGCTGCCTGCCGCGTTCCTGCCGGCGATCAAGGCGTTCGAACTGGAGGAGCGGCTGTTGTGGCTGGTGCTCAAGCAAGCGATCCACGCCCAGGAACACTGGCGCCAGCGCGGCTATGAAATTCCAGTGTCGATCAACCTGCCGACCCACTTGCTCAACAGCCATGACCTGGCAGACCGTTTGCTGGAGTTCGTGCTGCACCACAATGGTATCCCGGGAATGATCTGCTTCGAGTTGATGGAATGTTCGGTGCCGCAGGACATCAGCAACTTCTACGCCGGCGCCTGCCGATTGCGGATCAAGGGGTTCGGTTTGTCCCAGGATGATTTCGGCAAGGGCTACAGCTCCTACCTCAATCTGGTGTCCACGCCCTTTACCGAACTGAAGATCGACCAGGCACTGGTGCAGGGCAGTCACGACAACGAAGGCATCGCCCAGGCATTGGCGAGCATTATCGCGCTGGGCCGCAAGTTAGGTCTGACGGTGGTCGCCGAGGGCGTGGAAACCCCGCAGCAATTGGCGCTGCTGCGCAAAATCGACTGCAATCAGGTGCAGGGTTTCCTGATCTCTCACGCCGTGTCTTCGGACCAATTTCAGCAACTACTGAACAATGATGGCCCCGCGACATCTCACTAG
- a CDS encoding aldo/keto reductase, producing the protein MQYRQLGHSGLLVSEIILGTVPFGGRAEFEKCGAVDVPLAKRMFDIAFDAGVNMVDTADLYSHGLAEEVVGKALGDKRNDILLATKGRSPVDQNPNNSGSSRYHLIRACEASLKRLGTDHIDLYQLHNWDGMTPIEETLEALRLLVGSGKIRYFGTSNFTAWQMMKTLGKAELHGMLKPITQQIYYTPESREAEYELLPLALDQHVGTLVWGPMGEGLLTGSTRRGHKPPANTRQGSGWPEPYVHDQERALDIIETLAAVGDEHGVSVARTCLAWLKDRPGITSLIVGARTEEHLRDNLAATELKLTEEQSSRIEAVTRRQPLYPYWHRFTAGIDRFDPAEQPFLAEHQKTMDARKNK; encoded by the coding sequence ATGCAATACCGACAACTGGGTCATTCCGGCCTGCTGGTATCGGAAATCATCCTGGGCACCGTGCCCTTTGGCGGTCGTGCGGAGTTCGAAAAATGCGGCGCAGTGGACGTGCCCTTGGCCAAGCGTATGTTCGATATCGCGTTCGATGCCGGGGTGAATATGGTCGACACCGCCGATCTTTACTCCCACGGCTTGGCCGAAGAGGTCGTCGGCAAAGCCTTGGGCGACAAGCGCAACGATATTCTGCTGGCGACCAAGGGCCGCAGCCCGGTGGACCAGAACCCGAACAATTCCGGCTCATCGCGCTATCACTTGATTCGCGCCTGTGAAGCCAGTTTGAAGCGTTTGGGCACCGACCATATCGACCTGTACCAACTGCATAACTGGGACGGCATGACGCCCATCGAAGAGACCCTCGAAGCCCTGCGTCTGTTAGTCGGCTCGGGCAAGATCCGCTACTTCGGCACCAGTAACTTCACCGCCTGGCAGATGATGAAAACCCTGGGCAAGGCTGAACTGCACGGCATGCTCAAGCCCATCACCCAGCAGATCTACTACACCCCGGAATCCCGTGAAGCCGAGTACGAATTGCTGCCGTTGGCCTTGGACCAGCACGTCGGTACTTTGGTATGGGGCCCGATGGGCGAAGGCTTGCTGACCGGCTCGACCCGACGCGGGCACAAGCCGCCGGCCAATACCCGCCAGGGCAGCGGCTGGCCGGAACCCTATGTGCATGACCAGGAGCGTGCCCTGGACATTATCGAAACCCTTGCCGCCGTCGGTGATGAGCATGGCGTCTCGGTCGCCCGTACCTGCCTGGCCTGGCTCAAGGATCGGCCGGGGATCACCTCGCTGATCGTCGGAGCGCGTACCGAAGAGCACCTGCGCGATAACCTTGCCGCGACTGAACTGAAGCTGACCGAGGAACAATCGTCACGCATCGAGGCGGTCACCCGGCGTCAGCCGTTGTATCCCTATTGGCATCGCTTTACGGCCGGGATTGATCGTTTTGATCCTGCGGAACAGCCGTTCCTGGCCGAGCACCAGAAGACCATGGATGCGCGCAAGAACAAGTAA
- a CDS encoding fimbrial protein: protein MSLTKRCLPLLVLTCAVLPATSYALACREDGTNSIITQEALGTALAVAADAPNGTIIWESGPRSTNVICKDDYLHGREEVYFYVNPASVSIGTGIRVGIRYNNQPITQSTGKVGTGFFSDRGCNLSNCVGWDKARFTLNFSVFIEKYDPTPPSGQASTLTSYRVFQLDGVRGLNSRPNSNFNYVVTGMNDIRFVPCTPELTISPSVVNFPTPSRKAAIGEVASSANFSLNLRKGCDTPYTVSARFATTPGGGSVNNGLLVPDNNSSVGISLSRAESQQQLPFNNWFTLQELMGLGQSHDEFRADLKWRTLPIPGAFDAAVVVDMYYK from the coding sequence ATGTCACTGACCAAACGCTGTTTACCGCTTCTGGTGTTGACCTGCGCGGTCTTGCCCGCCACCAGCTACGCACTGGCCTGCCGCGAGGACGGCACCAACTCGATCATCACCCAGGAAGCGCTGGGCACGGCGCTGGCCGTCGCCGCCGACGCACCCAACGGCACCATCATTTGGGAATCCGGCCCGCGCTCGACCAATGTCATCTGCAAGGACGACTACCTCCACGGCCGTGAGGAAGTGTATTTCTACGTCAACCCGGCCAGCGTGAGTATCGGCACCGGGATTCGCGTGGGCATTCGCTATAACAACCAACCGATTACCCAAAGCACCGGTAAGGTCGGTACCGGTTTCTTCTCCGACCGAGGCTGCAATTTGTCCAACTGCGTGGGCTGGGACAAGGCGCGCTTCACCCTCAATTTCAGCGTGTTCATCGAGAAGTACGACCCCACGCCACCGAGCGGCCAGGCCAGCACGCTGACCTCTTACCGCGTGTTCCAACTGGACGGCGTGCGCGGGCTCAACTCACGACCCAACAGCAACTTCAATTATGTGGTCACCGGCATGAACGATATCCGCTTCGTGCCTTGCACTCCCGAACTGACCATCAGCCCCAGCGTGGTCAACTTCCCCACACCTTCGCGCAAGGCCGCGATCGGTGAAGTCGCCAGCAGCGCGAACTTCAGCCTGAACCTGCGCAAGGGCTGCGACACGCCCTATACCGTCAGCGCACGCTTCGCCACCACGCCGGGCGGCGGCAGTGTGAACAATGGCCTGCTGGTGCCGGACAACAACAGCTCAGTCGGCATCTCGCTGTCTCGCGCCGAGAGCCAGCAGCAACTGCCCTTCAATAATTGGTTCACGCTGCAGGAACTGATGGGCCTGGGCCAGAGCCATGATGAATTCCGCGCCGACCTCAAGTGGCGCACCCTACCGATTCCCGGAGCGTTCGACGCTGCCGTAGTGGTGGATATGTACTACAAGTAG
- a CDS encoding DUF1835 domain-containing protein, with the protein MSQRPLASNTDGRLNLEQQRKRAKELLSRLKSQDPSATLSQAQWQVAKQLGFASWPKLKAHVDAIDFAARHPGFEASDESRTTHWRCGNDIAHSLQLAGFKGQFRMLTDPLCMGPVRELPSEAFRAMRSTFISQAFALDPTEVAHRVNDEYNQLQALTNADHSVLWCEADAYDQLFLVRALAGLEQAPRKLELIEAGRIPGVERFIGIGQLAPDVLAWLWPQRRLIDDDAVQLAKRAWSAYCDSSPLKLAELARGNHPALPFLAPALQRQLQELPGIEDGLSLTERLSLRYIAEAGPVPFGRVFAELMAKREPLPFLGDMMFHALLRPLIDGAAPLLIESETGVEWPRRVLALTPLAQQVLDGDACWLDHASHERWVGGVCLRPRQAHWALGLDDLPVWRD; encoded by the coding sequence ATGTCGCAACGCCCTTTAGCCTCAAACACCGACGGCCGCCTCAACCTTGAGCAGCAGCGCAAGCGCGCCAAGGAACTGTTGTCGCGCCTGAAAAGCCAAGACCCCAGCGCAACCTTGTCCCAGGCGCAATGGCAGGTCGCCAAACAGCTGGGCTTCGCCAGTTGGCCCAAGCTCAAGGCCCACGTCGACGCCATCGACTTTGCCGCCCGCCACCCTGGTTTCGAGGCCAGCGATGAATCCCGTACCACCCATTGGCGGTGTGGCAACGATATTGCCCACAGCCTGCAACTGGCCGGGTTCAAGGGCCAGTTCCGGATGCTCACCGACCCGTTGTGCATGGGGCCAGTGCGTGAACTGCCCAGCGAAGCGTTCCGCGCGATGCGCAGTACCTTTATCAGTCAGGCCTTTGCCCTTGACCCCACTGAAGTCGCGCATCGCGTCAACGATGAATACAACCAACTACAAGCCTTGACCAACGCCGATCACAGTGTGCTGTGGTGCGAGGCGGACGCCTACGATCAATTGTTTCTGGTGCGCGCCCTGGCCGGCCTTGAACAGGCGCCGCGCAAGCTGGAGCTGATTGAGGCCGGCCGCATTCCCGGAGTCGAGCGATTTATCGGCATAGGCCAATTGGCCCCCGATGTGCTGGCCTGGCTCTGGCCGCAGCGGCGCTTGATCGACGACGACGCAGTGCAATTGGCCAAACGGGCCTGGTCGGCTTACTGCGACAGCTCACCGCTCAAGCTCGCGGAACTGGCCCGTGGCAATCACCCTGCCCTGCCTTTTCTGGCGCCGGCGTTACAGCGCCAGCTACAGGAGTTGCCGGGTATCGAGGACGGTTTGTCGCTGACTGAACGTTTGTCCCTGAGGTATATCGCCGAGGCCGGGCCTGTGCCTTTCGGCCGGGTGTTTGCCGAGTTGATGGCCAAGCGCGAGCCGCTGCCTTTCCTGGGCGACATGATGTTCCATGCGCTGCTGCGCCCATTGATTGATGGGGCGGCGCCGCTGCTGATCGAGTCCGAAACGGGCGTGGAGTGGCCGCGCCGCGTATTGGCGTTGACGCCACTGGCGCAGCAGGTGCTGGACGGCGACGCCTGCTGGCTGGACCACGCCAGCCATGAGCGCTGGGTCGGTGGCGTGTGCCTGCGGCCACGGCAAGCTCATTGGGCACTGGGCCTTGATGATCTGCCCGTCTGGCGTGACTGA
- a CDS encoding phosphoribosyltransferase family protein, giving the protein MLLEEIYKKAKVVRSGKSLTTVNEFTDQIPALRPEVLIEVAHKIIKVMERDVSKIVTEEDKGAALATTVSLLTGIPLAMARWYSYSLGGFNEQVVDIDSEYYKGQLYLNGVEVGDRVIIIDDTLSSGGAVIALVDAVKGAGGEVADVVCAVEKVGNFGVENVVGATGITVKTILKVLVSEDRVTVE; this is encoded by the coding sequence ATGTTGCTGGAAGAAATTTATAAAAAAGCTAAAGTTGTGAGATCTGGAAAATCTCTGACTACGGTCAATGAGTTTACGGATCAGATACCTGCTTTGCGGCCGGAAGTTTTAATTGAGGTCGCGCATAAAATCATCAAAGTCATGGAACGTGACGTTTCGAAAATTGTCACCGAGGAAGATAAGGGGGCCGCGTTGGCAACCACGGTCTCATTGTTGACGGGTATACCTTTAGCCATGGCCAGGTGGTATTCCTACAGTCTTGGTGGTTTCAATGAGCAAGTGGTCGATATTGACTCCGAATACTACAAGGGACAGTTGTATCTCAACGGCGTCGAAGTTGGCGATCGAGTCATCATCATTGACGATACGCTAAGTTCCGGCGGTGCGGTAATTGCGCTGGTAGACGCTGTGAAAGGGGCGGGTGGTGAAGTGGCAGATGTTGTCTGCGCTGTAGAGAAGGTTGGGAATTTTGGGGTTGAGAATGTAGTAGGTGCGACTGGGATTACCGTTAAAACTATTTTGAAAGTGTTGGTGAGCGAAGATCGAGTAACGGTTGAATGA
- a CDS encoding molecular chaperone: MFMFLLRMVLLACGLLVLAPPPADAALKIEGTRLIYFGQDKAAGISVVNQASREVVVQTWITGEDESADRTVPFAATEPLVQLGAGEHHKLRILYAGEGLPSDRESLFWLNIMEIPLKPEDPNSVQFAIRQRLKLFYRPPALQGGSAEAVQQLVWSSDGRTVTVNNPSAFHLSLVNLRTDSQTLSDYLLLKPHERKTLTALDAVPKGATLHFTEITDIGLQARHSTALN; encoded by the coding sequence GTGTTCATGTTTCTACTCAGAATGGTGCTGCTCGCCTGCGGCCTGCTGGTGCTTGCGCCCCCGCCTGCCGATGCGGCGCTGAAGATTGAAGGCACCCGCCTGATCTATTTCGGCCAGGACAAGGCCGCCGGTATCAGCGTGGTCAACCAGGCCTCGCGGGAAGTGGTGGTGCAAACCTGGATCACCGGCGAGGACGAATCAGCCGACCGCACCGTGCCCTTTGCCGCCACCGAGCCATTGGTACAACTGGGCGCCGGGGAACATCACAAGCTGCGCATCCTGTATGCCGGTGAAGGCTTGCCCAGCGATCGCGAATCGCTGTTCTGGCTCAATATCATGGAGATCCCGCTCAAGCCCGAAGACCCCAACAGCGTGCAATTCGCGATCCGCCAGCGGCTCAAGCTGTTCTATCGGCCCCCCGCACTCCAAGGCGGCTCGGCCGAGGCGGTGCAGCAATTGGTATGGAGCAGCGACGGGCGCACGGTAACCGTCAACAACCCCAGCGCCTTTCACTTGTCACTGGTCAACCTGCGAACCGACAGCCAGACGCTCAGCGATTACCTGCTGCTCAAGCCCCATGAACGCAAAACCCTGACCGCGCTCGACGCTGTGCCCAAGGGCGCCACCCTCCACTTCACCGAAATCACCGATATCGGTTTGCAAGCCCGTCATAGCACGGCGCTCAACTGA
- a CDS encoding ATP-binding protein, translated as MRLKSYLLQINPVLSRPEAARRLLRIFATVLLVGILSGVYTFLLSTFNNDISQRRGYMSSAIAEAHTFFTNRQALLESLSLSAVRKQSRVYPSSAEEQHLELGDTSGNQWSIWLTARMRDYLKAKQLNLLYVNAGPTPQVMRLYDATPQVLPISKCMLNRLKALQHTDPATLNELWLSDRTEQHSHLYIFIRLDERDRDSGWLGLEMDSREVSSTLSDQSAGEFMMLNSQGMLVFTNSTDTQLSQQHLRPGEDSFFGFVGNGWLPDHLVIRKHLKSSEWQLMYSIDLRAVVTGVWKQLLGSLLFCLFSLTLIWLVMRRVDQRFIIPSIHRIQALIESEAFGRDVIQTAPVALCVLRRTDGQVVLENTLAQQWLGNGPEREALRAGWIEQAFANGPSERSDYFETIDGRHLYLSSAPTRYKGEDVLFCAFSDISARKQVEAALEEARQSADAANAAKTLFLATMSHEIRTPLYGVLGTLELLARTQLDAQQKDYLQAIEGSSSTLLQLICDVLDVSKIEAGQLALEMGEFSPLDLVHEIIQGYAAAAHAKGLQLYACFDPKLPERLIGDVTRIRQILNNLLNNAVKFTDYGRVVLRVKVLGRDGERSSLLWQVSDTGKGIAQEDQAMIFEPFYQSEGNTNVVAGTGLGLPICQRLTELMNGNIRMVSELGLGSSFSLILPLEEAPVAPMTPLLAETIYVASPIPELANAIAGWLRRWGARAQAGLPTLADTHLLLQVHPGSVDPLLVPEWPGPVIHVSSNACPGVEADAGAWHVNLNHLGAIHQAVSQAQGLWVARADEQTHRRDLNKLNLHLLVAEDNIINQLILRDQLEELGCTVELAADGQQALQLYTAGNFDVVLTDVNMPHINGYELARELRRQGCTLPIIGATANAMRGEADLCLAAGMNHCLVKPFALRALFNSLAPYARIPHEAP; from the coding sequence ATGCGATTGAAAAGTTATCTGCTCCAGATCAACCCCGTCCTCTCCCGACCCGAAGCAGCCAGAAGGCTGCTTCGTATTTTTGCGACTGTGCTGCTGGTAGGCATCCTCAGCGGGGTCTATACCTTTTTGCTGTCGACCTTCAACAACGACATCTCCCAGCGCCGCGGCTACATGAGCAGCGCCATTGCCGAAGCCCATACCTTTTTCACCAACCGCCAAGCCCTGCTCGAAAGCCTGAGCCTGTCGGCAGTGCGCAAGCAGTCCAGGGTCTATCCGTCCTCGGCCGAAGAACAACACCTGGAATTGGGCGACACATCGGGCAACCAGTGGAGCATCTGGCTGACCGCACGCATGCGCGACTACCTCAAGGCCAAACAGCTTAACCTGCTCTATGTCAACGCCGGCCCCACCCCGCAAGTGATGCGCCTTTACGACGCCACCCCGCAGGTATTGCCGATTTCCAAATGCATGCTCAACCGCCTCAAGGCCCTGCAGCACACCGACCCGGCCACGCTTAACGAACTTTGGCTGAGCGACAGGACTGAACAGCACTCGCACCTGTATATCTTCATCCGCTTGGACGAGCGTGATCGCGACTCCGGCTGGCTCGGCCTGGAGATGGATAGCCGTGAAGTCTCCTCGACACTCAGCGACCAGAGCGCCGGCGAGTTCATGATGCTCAATTCCCAGGGCATGCTGGTGTTCACCAACAGCACCGATACACAGTTGAGCCAGCAACACCTGAGGCCCGGCGAAGACAGTTTTTTCGGTTTTGTCGGCAACGGCTGGCTACCCGACCACCTGGTGATTCGCAAACACCTAAAGTCCTCCGAGTGGCAGTTGATGTACTCCATCGACCTGCGTGCGGTGGTCACCGGCGTGTGGAAACAGCTGCTCGGTTCGCTGCTGTTCTGCCTGTTCAGCCTGACACTGATCTGGCTGGTGATGCGCCGCGTCGACCAGCGTTTCATCATTCCGTCGATCCATCGCATCCAGGCGTTGATCGAAAGCGAAGCCTTCGGCCGCGATGTGATCCAGACCGCTCCCGTGGCCCTCTGCGTGCTGCGCCGCACCGACGGCCAGGTGGTACTGGAAAACACCCTGGCCCAGCAATGGCTGGGTAACGGGCCGGAGCGCGAGGCGCTGCGCGCCGGCTGGATCGAGCAAGCCTTTGCCAACGGCCCTTCCGAGCGCAGTGACTACTTTGAAACCATCGACGGCCGTCACCTGTACCTGAGCAGTGCCCCGACCCGCTACAAAGGCGAAGACGTGCTGTTTTGCGCCTTCAGTGACATCAGTGCGCGCAAGCAGGTCGAGGCAGCGCTGGAAGAGGCGCGGCAATCGGCAGACGCGGCCAACGCGGCAAAAACCCTGTTCCTGGCGACCATGAGCCATGAAATCCGTACACCGCTGTATGGCGTGCTCGGCACCCTGGAACTGCTGGCGCGCACGCAACTGGATGCACAACAAAAGGACTACCTACAGGCGATCGAAGGCTCATCGTCGACCTTGCTGCAACTGATCTGCGATGTGCTGGACGTATCGAAGATCGAGGCCGGGCAGCTGGCACTGGAGATGGGCGAGTTCTCACCGCTGGACCTTGTGCATGAAATCATCCAGGGCTACGCCGCAGCGGCCCACGCCAAGGGCCTGCAGCTGTATGCCTGCTTCGATCCCAAGCTGCCGGAACGCCTGATCGGCGACGTAACGCGCATCCGCCAGATTCTCAATAACCTGCTCAATAACGCGGTGAAATTCACCGACTATGGGCGCGTGGTGCTGCGGGTCAAAGTGTTGGGCCGCGACGGGGAACGCTCCAGTCTGTTGTGGCAAGTCTCGGACACCGGCAAAGGTATCGCCCAGGAAGATCAGGCGATGATCTTCGAGCCGTTTTACCAGAGTGAGGGCAATACCAATGTGGTCGCCGGCACCGGCCTGGGCCTGCCTATCTGCCAGCGCCTGACGGAGTTGATGAACGGCAATATCCGCATGGTCAGCGAACTCGGCCTGGGCAGCAGTTTCAGCCTGATCCTGCCGTTGGAAGAAGCACCTGTTGCACCGATGACACCGTTGCTGGCCGAGACCATTTACGTGGCCTCGCCGATCCCGGAACTGGCAAACGCGATCGCCGGCTGGTTGCGCCGTTGGGGCGCCAGGGCCCAGGCCGGCTTGCCGACGCTGGCGGACACGCATCTGCTGTTGCAAGTGCACCCCGGCAGCGTTGATCCGTTACTGGTACCCGAGTGGCCAGGGCCGGTGATTCACGTGAGCAGCAACGCCTGCCCCGGCGTAGAAGCCGACGCCGGCGCCTGGCACGTCAACCTCAACCACCTGGGGGCTATTCATCAGGCCGTGAGCCAGGCGCAAGGGCTATGGGTGGCCCGCGCCGATGAGCAAACGCACCGGCGGGACCTGAACAAACTCAACCTGCACCTGCTGGTGGCCGAGGACAACATCATCAACCAGCTGATTTTGCGTGATCAACTCGAAGAACTCGGCTGCACCGTGGAGCTGGCGGCCGACGGTCAGCAAGCGCTGCAGCTCTACACCGCCGGCAATTTCGACGTGGTGTTGACGGATGTGAACATGCCCCATATCAACGGCTATGAACTGGCGCGTGAACTGCGTCGACAGGGCTGCACGTTGCCGATTATCGGGGCCACCGCCAACGCCATGCGCGGCGAGGCCGACCTGTGCCTGGCCGCCGGCATGAACCATTGCCTGGTCAAACCCTTTGCGTTGCGGGCTCTATTCAACTCCCTGGCGCCTTATGCACGGATCCCCCATGAAGCCCCTTAG
- a CDS encoding cysteine synthase family protein, protein MEMELKDIGNTPLLELATLSVNGNRVFSKCEYLNPSGSHKDRTYLNIINKLEKAGVLKPGMTLIDCSTGNGGAALAWIGRLKGYGVKIFMPEGMTEERKTQIRTYGADIVETPKESFLTGAVLQAKAYLSENSSEEFYYLDQSNSLLNKDSWRCCGKEIVKQLSAQNIVPDFFVCSIGTGGTFSGIAEVLKQTYSGIKTIALEVSNSAPLFAQRNNLAFNHRSHNLMGLGAGVLSANTDFGLVDEIRVIDDVDAWARMKHFIASEKIPIGPTCGANLLMCDEIVQAHKCKNIVTLFFDSSWKYASRWDGFYPEYSEVRHVAGRNL, encoded by the coding sequence ATGGAAATGGAGCTGAAAGATATTGGTAATACGCCGCTACTCGAATTGGCAACACTTTCTGTGAATGGAAATAGGGTTTTCTCTAAGTGTGAGTACTTGAATCCATCGGGAAGTCATAAGGATCGTACCTATTTAAATATTATCAATAAATTGGAGAAGGCAGGCGTCCTTAAACCTGGTATGACGCTAATTGACTGTTCTACTGGGAACGGAGGGGCTGCACTCGCTTGGATCGGCAGGTTGAAGGGATACGGCGTAAAGATATTCATGCCTGAAGGTATGACCGAGGAGCGGAAAACACAAATACGTACCTATGGGGCGGATATAGTAGAGACTCCAAAAGAGTCTTTTTTGACGGGAGCAGTTCTCCAAGCAAAAGCGTATCTATCCGAGAACTCATCGGAAGAGTTTTATTATCTGGATCAGTCTAATAGCCTGTTGAATAAAGACAGTTGGCGGTGCTGTGGGAAAGAAATCGTGAAACAGTTGAGTGCACAAAATATCGTGCCGGATTTCTTCGTGTGCTCAATCGGTACGGGCGGCACTTTTTCTGGAATCGCTGAGGTATTGAAGCAAACGTACAGTGGGATTAAAACAATAGCGCTGGAGGTTAGCAACTCTGCGCCTCTGTTTGCGCAAAGAAATAATTTGGCGTTCAATCATCGCTCGCACAATTTGATGGGTTTGGGCGCAGGAGTTTTATCAGCGAATACAGACTTCGGTCTAGTTGATGAAATACGAGTGATTGATGATGTCGACGCTTGGGCTCGGATGAAGCACTTCATCGCGTCAGAAAAAATACCCATTGGACCAACCTGCGGAGCCAATCTACTGATGTGTGACGAGATCGTTCAAGCGCATAAATGCAAGAACATAGTCACGTTATTTTTTGATAGCTCTTGGAAGTATGCGAGTCGCTGGGATGGGTTTTATCCTGAGTACAGTGAGGTGCGCCATGTTGCTGGAAGAAATTTATAA